Genomic segment of Salvia hispanica cultivar TCC Black 2014 chromosome 2, UniMelb_Shisp_WGS_1.0, whole genome shotgun sequence:
TATAGGTtttgtttatgaatttttaataagaTTGGGATGAGTCTGTTTGAGACCCCATATTCGCGGGACTGCAAGTGCATGTGATTGACAATGAGGATTTTGTAGCATTCCCATTTGTTTTCATTACAAaagaattactactactttgtGAAGAGTGATTGAATGAGTGAAGGTGAGCCACATGCGACCCCATCCCATGGCATGTCTGGTCTTGGATAGATTTGAGACAGTTATGCCTCCTCCCTCGCATAGCGGCATAGAGATGGGGTGTCATATTTAATTAGGTATACAAGTGGGCGTGACTATATGATTTAGATTGAGTTGAAGCGTTCTCGTTGGAAATCTATGGTTTTGTGATTAATAAAGGATCTCAGCGATACGGACCCATTGCCACCCCAACCTCAGTAAAGGCTAAActacttttaattattgtgTGGGGATTTGCATCGTATTGCGTCTCTCAATCAACTATATATGGACATTCTATTGCATAATTAAAAGTGATGAATCACTACAAGCTACTGGACTacattatatactccatctgtccctcTGTATTTTGGCAcggaattttaaaaaaattattttaaatgaattaagtaaaaggagaaaaagtgaaaaggaaaaatgtaaagagatgaagagagagtaaagtattttttgtcaaaagagaaaatgactCAGCTACATGGGAcaacaaaaaaggaatacgactcaattataaagggactgagggagtagaattgattaattgtcagtatcataataaattaacatggaattatattattcaaaatatattgctTATACTCGTGTCTTTGGAAACGTATATGCTAATACATTTAAGTAGGCTATGTACTACAATGCattaaatggagtaatatttttcttaactttattgatatattaaaaataattatgattggATGAAATCACACACATAAATAAGATTAAATGTCAAATTAAATCTGAAAcacttaaatttaattaaaatgcatATCAATATAGCTTCATAAAACATCATTAAacagttcaatttttttatatttagaggggaacatctttttaggtccacgaactttgccaaaatatcattttaggtttgtgaactttaaaaatatcattttaagtCCGTGaactacaaattaatatcatttgaggtattttgaactttttccGGATGAAAATGTCCTTGAGGCCTTCAAAGTGCAATTTGGACAATTCTTTCGCTACTCATCTTGCGTCAAAGACCTAGagtccaacaattttttttaactactatttaattcaattaccatccaaattgaatttaaatttgccgtaaaaaatatgtgttagttttcaattattagatgactaattatttaatgatagTGAATTGGgaattgaaactttattttattttttcaatctaaacTGGATTTTAATAACTTACTATAGGTGATGTGTGAAttctatttagtttatttgttttgaaattagatAGCTATTAATTTGGATTGTCATTCGGAGATGAATTTCAAAATGGAGATCAATTAACatctaaattgaatttaaatataaaaatttaccgttaaaaattattggattCTATGTCTCTGACGCAAGATAATTGGCGAAAGAATTGTCCAAATTGACCTTTGAAGGTcttaagggcattttcgtccaattttttttttcaaaatacctcaaatgatattaacccgTAGTTAATGgacctaaaataatattttcaaagtttacggacctaaaataatactttggcAAAATTCGTGGACttaaaaagatgttccctcttatatttatatacaacttctctatatatacacatggACTTTACCCCATTAATATGCATCTAGTATGCCaaaatataaagttaaaaCACTGGCACTTtctaaatagtagtactactatactttatatataaaacccgtgtcatttaGTATATGTCACAACAAATCACTGTAATTTTAGTACTATGAGTTTTGGAGATTAGCTAAGCATATATATTCATGTGAATTTGGACATCAAACAGCTGgaattttagtactactacctACGAGTCTCTTTGGAGATTAGCCAATCATATTCAAGTGAGTTTTGGACATCAATAACTGGTTTTCTGGTTCACTTCGAAAACGATTAAAATAGATTGTGACataagtactactccatattctTAATCAGTTCAATTTGTTTATTACGTCTTGGACTGGTAACTGCTACTTAATGCTACTGTTTTATcttctaaaaaaatcaaattaattaataagatcCTCGACTATTCATTTGCTTAACATCAGATCAgcgtataattttttcatttaagatattcaatattcatattcaaataTATCATGTGCTTccttcaattaaatagtactccaaaaaaatttgtttagcTATTTAgtttactactactaactaAGCTCCCTTATTCTAAGGGTGCATCAAATAGATTAATTTGCGTTTGTTAGAGTTTCATTAGTAACCACCAATTAAAGTGACATTTGTCTTTTATAATCAGACCAGATGCCAAGTGAAGgagcttaattaatttgggTTTTGTTGTTGATTTGTTATGAGGGAGATGAGATGGGCAAATTTCGATCACTGAAAATGGTTGATCAGCTTTATCATATTGCTTGTGTATTGTTCAATCATCATTCATTTTTGTATTATGGATGTACTTTTTGTACATACCTATGCTGTTTGGAAGTCAAAATGAGACAATGTACATGAATAGTAACTCTGCTTGTGCTTTGCACGATGGTGTGTAAGAGAAAGGGACTTAAACCTAATACTACTACATGAATAAACTAAACACAGACAAATGCTAGAAAATAATGTACTTCACTTTGCACATGAATCAAACATGTTCATTTTTACTGTATATATGATGAGCATTATCACACATTTTAAAACCACTTATAGCCACTGAGTATATACATGTTATGAATTCAAGAATGAAATCTAGCTAGTAAAAGGCCAAAaggaataaataatttcttgaatTGATGAAACAGAAGAAAAGATCAATTTTCACAGCTTTGGGCATGTGCtctaaagagaaaaaagataacACATGAACTCAGCTTTTGATCCCAATTTTTGTGTTgtaaaaaaacccaaaaagagTATTGGCTGGACCCTATCTCCACTTATAAAGAATTCAAAAGTTGGAACCATTCAATTCAAATTGCAGATATATCTGAGATTTTATGCTGAATGCAAGACAGCAACACAGTCCTTAGTTCCCTCACACCATATATCATCTATTCTGAACCACTTCCCATTTTCTTTgagtagaatatttttttattaaaatatagtaaaagggTGTACAAACATTGTAGACACACAAATTAAACGATCATGGTACTGTTATATATGGCACTTGATGATTTTGAATGCAAGTTGTgaagtgaaagaaaaatgttaatCATTTTTAACCAAGAAAGATAGAATAAGCCATCAAGAGTTTATCATTATATCCCAACTAGTGGatactattaattttctttatggCCAATAATTACAAGCATATACGTGACCATCGTTCAACCCCAataccaataaaataaattacctTTCCAACTCACAATTTTCTCTTAGAAAGAAATGGGGAGGGAGCCTCCAACTCCAAATGCAATGcttttattcttctttattATTGCATTGTGCTTGAATCATAATATGCAAACATTTTTACTCAAATTAGGCCCAGTCCATTATCTAGCCCAATATACTTCATCAGTTTAAAATGGGCCCCAATTATGAGGCCCAACTACATGCACTCCACTAAAAAATCTCTCCCATAGCCACAACCAACTCAGAAATCCATATGGCGTCCATAGGAAGTCTCCACTTCCTACCGCCCTCGTCGTTTCCCGCCATAAAACCAGTCTCCGACTGCGCTGCTATCCTGCGCCAGACCTCCGTTTTCATACGCACCCCACCGCAGAGGAAAACTCCTTCCGTTATTCGGAAAGCTATCCAATCTCAGAGTCACAAAAATTGCGTCTATCCCGATCCCATCCCTGAATTCGCAGCTGCCGTAAGTCCAAACATtgctctatctctctctctcgataaataattttatcgtagattgcatttttttcattttctcattttcaatttgagTGCTATTTTTGTAACTGAATGCGTTCGATTGGGGGAAATAATAGGAGTCGGAGAAGTTCAAAGCTGAATTGCTGAAGGAACTGTCGAAGCAAAGAGAAACCTTCGGAAACGATCTTCGTATGGTTGTCGATGTTTGTGCAGAGGTAAATTTGTGGCATTtctgagattttttttttgcgatTATTGTTGAATTTCGATGTGAAACTATGCAATAGTCTTAATTATGAAGTTTTAGGATTAAATCATcactattaattactactccacttGATTAGTGTATTTTGAAATCCTAGCTAATGCTGCATTAAACTGGCAGCAATATGGCAatagtgtgtgtgttgtgttgcTGCCTTTTTCTGTATTGCTTGAGTGTATAATCTTTGTTTCTTAGCAAATTTTGGTGTATAAGGCGacgagtattttttttttttttttttgtgctaCCTAGTCTGCATTAGAAGATCATGTGAAATCAGAGAAGGTGTTTGTATTCCTTAACTTGGAAAAAGGCTGAtttcatctttattttatgttaatgCATTTGATTCTATACTTTGATGCTTTGTGTCAAATTAGGGCCAATAAAAACAGTATAAGCTATCGTTTGTTGATTGTCTGAAGTCAGTGTGCTTATCATGTTATCAGATATTCAGTGAATTCCTACATAAGGATTATGGAGGACCTGGAACATTATTGATTGAGCCTTTCACAGATATGATGTTGGCAATCAAGGATAGAAAACTGGCTGGAGCAGCATTGGCTGCTCGAGCCTCGTTGCTGTGGGCACAGAGCTATGTTGATCGTGATTGGGAAGATTGGAACTCCAAACAGCACAAATGAGTTTGCAAATCTTCCCCATTTATACCATTTTTTGGTACATGATGTTTGGTTAgttgaaaatgcaaaaaaccGTGAATCGGGATGTTGAAATTGTTCGCTACTTAAACTGTACTAGTCAAGAAAGAGGCTCTACTTCAACAGTATCTTTTAACTATACAAAGGGATTATTGCTCCACAATTGTTTTAAGGTTTCAAGATTTCATCATTGACGGCGTCTGCAGAAATGTGTCCTTGTCATCTTATGTGGATTATTACTTTAGCTTCCGAACTCAGAAATGCTCTGTAGAGATGGTTGCCATGATTTGAGTCGTCCTGCAGCAGGATTTGTCGACCCTGATCTTTGTTTGTGTCTGTCGGATCTTCTTCCCTGAAAAAGTATCAATGTACAAAAGTTAtggatggaaaaataagaatcTAGTTGATTCATGTTATCGTGTTTTCTTATCTACCCATGTCAAAAAATGAGGAATGCTATCGTgtccaacttttttttattggtagCTTATATACTTTGCTTTGATATATTGCAGAAGTGGACAAgttcaagaatcaagattacCTGATTGTTCTTGGACATTGAAGATGCTCTCGCCTCGTGCTCAGAATTGGTAGCATCCTTATCTAAATTTGCCTCTGTGTTTTGATCTGAATCCGACTGGTTTCTCTTGCTCCGTGCGTGCTTCTTTGCTCTGATCACTTTCACAACCTCTGCAACAAAAATCTTGCCACATTTAGGAAAAGAGACTAgacttcaaaattttcgaaaactatgtagaaagcaagaaaaaacCAACCTTGAGTAGTGACGAGCCGGTAAGCTCTGCCCAATACTAGAGTATCAGTCGGGCGGAGAAGCTTAACACGCGTATACCTAACGGTCCTCTGCTCATCTGAACCCTCATCGGGGGATGGTAGAGGGATTATGAGAGACACGTAGTGGCCCGGGTTGGTCTTCATTACTTCACTGGCTGGGATTGGCCAGTACATCCTCTCCTGCTTCCCACTAGGATGTTGTATCACCAATGCTGCTGCATCTACTGCTTGGCAATTCCCCATCGCCCTTTCTCAGTTTGCAATGTTTGTGAGCAAGTATGAAGAGATAGAGAGATAAGGGAGAGAAGCTAGGAAGTGACAGAAGGAAGAGGCCCCTTTCTTAGCACCCACCACTCTTCAAATATGGTTTTTGCTCAAATTCTAAACCCTTCATAGGTGACTTATATATGCGACTTTATACTTgatagaatttaaaatttgtagtataatgctttaattattgttattatagTACATGCTATAATGATCATAAGCGCCGGCaatgattttaattaagattCTTGCAAGGCCGCCACGTGGCTGGCCGTGAACGGTGGTGATCGGTCTTAAAGGGGGTTCCTTGGTTTTGgtcaagaatcaagattcaGATTTAGGTGAATACTCATTGATTTAATAAATCTAGATTATTTTTGAGGGATCAGTTTCTTTCTTGGCTTCATCAACATTAGTCGTAGTCAAAGAAATGACTCTCTTTGAAGCCCACTcgctttattttaatttaatttttatcgcCTTTGCAAATGGAGgaaatactaaattatttaGCTGAAAACATGGTGTTGACAAATTGGATTGTATTTAAAGAGAtgggtttttttttacattagtTTACAACCGGCCTAATAGTTGTGTTCTATAcgtatgtttattttgttttttcaaataattaatgctGATTTCCCATAATAAAATCTTAGTTCTAGACATTGGAAACAACTAAGTCAACTCTTTGATGTACTGTTTTCACTACCCACctaacttaaaatgaaaatgcattGATGTGATTTAAACtcgttattttttatttttaaaatactgaAAAATATACGTAAGagataaatactagtactcctaGTAGTTACAAGTTGTTGGGATGTCCATACAAATATTGGGGCTCAACTACTCATTGAAATAACATCAATTTTATACAACCAAATATAAAGTGCATTTGTATTATGTCAAATTTGTGTATGATCTTATTCAGCTTTCAGGTATTACCGTATAGTTTGTGCTAATAAGTTTATTGATAATTGATCAAATTCgagatagtagtataattttaaattggggagtattaatttgatttatattatttgagccaattattaaaaaagacATACACTTAGCTGTCCAAATGTAGGCCAATAACAGCAACATCTAGTGGTATATGCACTGCATAATTGTTAATTCAGATTTCAATACTTTCACAATTATCATTGCCTACCGATAGCTTTTCccattttatttcctttaaaGTCTGTAATATTAACATGAATTAAACATTAAAGTGAGATCTGTGATAAGCTAAAAAGTGGGATCTATAATCCGTATATAGATTTTTGAGAAGATGCtctactaaaatattaaacataattaaaagatTTTCACTTTATTAACATGCTCCATTAATACTCCTTTTTATGTGtggaataattatttaaagagttgatgttaatatataatttgccTATATTGTGGAGAATAAACTCTGATGTCGGCCACCAATCTCAGTTAATTCCTCTTTCCGTTTTTAGGTAATTAAGCCCTAATTCCAGTACTTAAGAGAGCTTAAACGCAAAGCAAAACCTCTGCAGTTGTCATAATTGGGATTAACTATAAAGAGTactcttttattatttgagttcACATAAAGTCTACAGCTTCGAAATTTACAAATAACTATATGTTTATTGTCTGTGTTAACTAATCGagatatattttaatcatctattcatttatttgttcttttttttagaaGTTGAAACTTCGTATATGCGGCCCAAactataaattattactacaacGCTTATGGTTGCAATTGcaaacttaaaaatattagtagtattatacaTGTAGTTATACGttgaaaaaaaaggttaaGATGGTAGCGTACAAAAATGTACTAGTTTAATTTACTAATGTTTATTATCCTtggtatattaattaatacacaATCCTTATCTAATTAGTACTCCTTTTGTTCCATTAAagtttttaatgaattttttctaaaatagaaataacattatctttatttttttcccctcTTACTATACATTCTCTTTATTAACctacaaaacaacactacataaaatctcgtactgaaaagcaaacgtttcatatttattggaatAGAAAGAGTATTTAAAAATCGGTATAACAATTAGCCCCCAGCTTTGTACCAAACGCTAAAATGAATCCTGTTATTTTTGCTGAGTATCAACTCATCACCTATAAGATTTAATGGGGTCAAATTTAACGTTATATTTATAaggttttatattttgaacattttttttttatttcagacGCAATATCCATAGtggatataattttgaaaaaaaatacttacaatttatagagaaaagtctagagttttttaataataatccAAATTCATGAATATTTTTCTATCATGATTCATaagtcaatttatttttagtatatagGACTATTCTCACAGACAGTGACGACATatcaatgtatatataattaatcttCAACTATTTTGTCTTCAACTAGCAAATAGTTGAAATCCAAGAAAGGAGTATCAAATTAAGAGATATCTTCGACTATTCTCACAGACACAAAACATATAGAATTGATCTCTGAATATTCTCTACACATACATAGAATTATGGATCActattatttatgtaattgAAGGTCATAACTCATACTGTTGAGATACAATTTCTCACACTTTTAGTGAGATTGCATGTTACCATTTAAATTCCTCAAAGTAGTATGTGTATACATATATTGGTTTGTGTGTGCTAGCCACATGTGTGAACAATTACtcttaacaaataaattggATGAATACTGAATATGTAAGCCATGTGGGATGTTGGGATCTCACTTCCAAAAACATTAAATGGTGAATTTGACTATCTATGGTCCAAACATGGCCTTAATTGGGACAACAAACATTTGATATTCAATGAaatattcttaatttcttttggccataaaattttttattaaatgctGAGAGCCTCATTTTTCTAACTGTTGGGGACACAATTATAAATTGTAGGGGGGTTCCCCCCAAAAAAACTCTTATGTTTACTTTTCATTAAGAGAATATGATGTGATAAACTCTACTCAAAAGACATCGATGAGATTCGAATATGAGGCATGTGTACTCAAGATCTCACAAACTAATTTTGTTCAATGGATATAGGGAAAACATAATTTGTTAGGACCTGTTTGTTTGT
This window contains:
- the LOC125206786 gene encoding protein PLASTID REDOX INSENSITIVE 2, chloroplastic-like, with the protein product MYMNSNSACALHDATTNSEIHMASIGSLHFLPPSSFPAIKPVSDCAAILRQTSVFIRTPPQRKTPSVIRKAIQSQSHKNCVYPDPIPEFAAAESEKFKAELLKELSKQRETFGNDLRMVVDVCAEIFSEFLHKDYGGPGTLLIEPFTDMMLAIKDRKLAGAALAARASLLWAQSYVDRDWEDWNSKQHK
- the LOC125203556 gene encoding uncharacterized protein LOC125203556 is translated as MGNCQAVDAAALVIQHPSGKQERMYWPIPASEVMKTNPGHYVSLIIPLPSPDEGSDEQRTVRYTRVKLLRPTDTLVLGRAYRLVTTQEVVKVIRAKKHARSKRNQSDSDQNTEANLDKDATNSEHEARASSMSKNNQGRRSDRHKQRSGSTNPAAGRLKSWQPSLQSISEFGS